A single region of the Arthrobacter sp. V1I7 genome encodes:
- a CDS encoding carbohydrate ABC transporter permease, translating to MATQTLTRPAPHTASAAKIRKPRRKITAGKAAVTAVAAFLAVLWLVPFAWATVTAFKSEADAAAPTVSWIPPSGFTADAFVKVFQDGNIPLWTWNSFYTSAAITAITLVISALVAYALSRIDFRGKKVLMTVIIASIIIPPPVLMIPLFYQMVALHMIDTAWAVILPQVIHPAMVFVLKKFFDQIPRELEEAAVMDGASRMRIFLQIILPLSRPILAAVAIFVFISAWNNFLWPFISTNDGSILTLPVGLQTIKSAYGIQYAQNMASALLAALPLILVFLFFQRQIIKGVATTGLAGT from the coding sequence ATGGCAACCCAGACACTCACCCGCCCCGCTCCGCACACCGCCAGCGCAGCAAAGATCCGCAAACCCCGCAGGAAAATCACGGCCGGCAAGGCCGCCGTGACAGCGGTCGCGGCGTTTCTAGCAGTCCTGTGGCTCGTTCCCTTCGCCTGGGCCACGGTTACGGCCTTCAAGAGCGAGGCCGACGCCGCAGCGCCGACGGTCAGCTGGATCCCGCCGTCGGGCTTTACGGCGGATGCTTTCGTCAAGGTGTTCCAAGACGGCAATATCCCGCTTTGGACGTGGAATTCCTTCTATACCTCGGCCGCCATCACAGCGATCACGCTGGTCATCTCCGCGCTGGTTGCCTACGCCTTGTCCCGGATAGATTTCCGGGGCAAAAAGGTCCTGATGACGGTGATCATCGCCTCCATCATCATCCCGCCGCCAGTGCTGATGATTCCGCTGTTCTATCAGATGGTGGCGCTCCACATGATCGACACGGCCTGGGCCGTCATCCTGCCGCAGGTCATCCACCCCGCCATGGTGTTTGTGCTCAAGAAGTTCTTTGATCAGATTCCGCGTGAACTTGAGGAAGCTGCGGTGATGGATGGTGCCAGCCGGATGCGAATCTTCCTCCAAATCATCCTGCCGCTCTCACGCCCCATCCTCGCCGCCGTCGCGATCTTCGTTTTTATCAGCGCGTGGAACAACTTCCTATGGCCCTTCATCTCCACGAACGATGGCTCCATCCTGACCCTTCCGGTGGGGTTGCAGACCATCAAGAGTGCCTACGGCATTCAGTACGCGCAAAACATGGCATCCGCACTGCTCGCGGCCTTGCCGCTCATCCTGGTCTTCCTGTTCTTCCAGCGCCAGATCATCAAGGGCGTTGCGACGACCGGACTCGCCGGCACCTGA
- a CDS encoding alpha-N-arabinofuranosidase: MSRARITLDRDFTIGEVPRRLFGSFVEHMGRCVYTGVYEPGHPEADENGFRQDVLKLVKELGATVIRYPGGNFVSGYNWEDGVGPRENRPRRLDGAWHTLETNAFGLHEFVDWSRQAGTEIMEAINLGTRGVDAAREIVEYANHPGGTYLSDLRAKNGHKDPFDIKLWCLGNEMDGPWQIGHKTAEEYGRLAQEAAKAMRFVDPDIELVACGSSNSGMPTFGAWEQTVLTHAYEEVDYVSLHAYYQEHEGDVGSFLASAVDTDYFIESVIATADAVRAKGKHKKHIDLSFDEWNVWYQRGLDTEDQPHQVAKAGWREHPRVIEDKYNVTDAVVVGTLLNSLLRHGDRVKIANQAQLVNVIAPILSEENGPAWRQTIFHPFARMAELAKGQILRLSVDSDKYENARFGGTDLVDVSATWNEETGRVALFFANRGLEEAADIEVALRGFDARRVLRAEVLEIPEGGNRFTVNTQGSPDQVGLKPLEGAKASGSELRATLPALSWAVIELEVVKN, translated from the coding sequence ATGTCCCGCGCACGAATCACCCTGGACCGAGACTTCACCATCGGGGAAGTGCCCCGCCGCCTTTTTGGCTCCTTCGTGGAGCACATGGGCCGCTGCGTCTACACCGGAGTCTACGAACCGGGCCACCCGGAGGCCGACGAAAACGGTTTCCGCCAGGACGTGCTCAAGCTCGTCAAGGAACTCGGAGCCACTGTGATCCGCTACCCCGGCGGCAACTTCGTGTCCGGTTATAACTGGGAAGACGGGGTAGGTCCCCGGGAAAACCGCCCACGGCGGCTCGACGGCGCCTGGCACACCCTGGAGACGAACGCCTTCGGACTGCACGAGTTCGTGGACTGGTCCCGCCAGGCGGGGACCGAAATCATGGAAGCCATCAACCTGGGCACCAGGGGAGTGGATGCGGCGCGCGAGATCGTGGAGTACGCCAACCATCCCGGAGGAACCTATCTTTCGGACCTGCGCGCCAAGAACGGGCACAAGGACCCGTTCGACATCAAGCTGTGGTGCCTCGGCAATGAAATGGACGGACCCTGGCAGATCGGCCACAAGACCGCGGAAGAGTACGGTCGGTTGGCCCAGGAAGCCGCCAAGGCGATGCGGTTCGTGGACCCGGACATCGAACTGGTGGCCTGCGGAAGCTCCAACTCCGGAATGCCTACGTTCGGAGCCTGGGAACAGACAGTGCTGACCCACGCCTACGAGGAAGTGGATTACGTCTCGCTGCACGCCTACTACCAGGAGCATGAGGGCGACGTCGGCAGCTTCCTCGCCAGCGCCGTGGACACTGACTATTTCATCGAATCAGTCATCGCAACTGCCGATGCCGTCCGGGCGAAGGGAAAGCACAAGAAGCACATCGACCTGTCCTTCGACGAGTGGAACGTCTGGTACCAGCGCGGCCTCGATACCGAGGACCAGCCGCACCAGGTGGCCAAGGCCGGCTGGCGTGAGCACCCCAGGGTCATTGAGGACAAGTACAACGTGACGGACGCCGTCGTCGTCGGTACCCTGCTCAACTCGCTGCTCCGCCACGGGGACCGGGTCAAGATCGCCAACCAGGCACAGCTGGTCAACGTCATCGCCCCGATCCTCAGCGAGGAAAACGGCCCGGCCTGGCGGCAGACCATCTTCCACCCCTTCGCGCGCATGGCCGAACTGGCGAAGGGCCAGATCCTGCGCCTGTCCGTTGACTCGGACAAGTACGAAAATGCCCGCTTCGGCGGCACCGACCTTGTGGATGTCAGTGCGACCTGGAACGAGGAAACGGGCCGCGTGGCGCTCTTCTTCGCAAACCGCGGCCTCGAGGAAGCGGCAGACATTGAAGTCGCACTTCGCGGGTTTGATGCCCGTCGGGTGCTCCGCGCCGAGGTCCTGGAAATCCCCGAAGGCGGGAACCGTTTCACGGTCAATACCCAAGGCAGTCCGGACCAGGTTGGGCTCAAGCCGCTGGAAGGGGCAAAGGCGAGCGGCTCCGAACTCCGGGCAACGCTGCCGGCGCTGTCCTGGGCTGTGATTGAGCTGGAGGTCGTCAAAAACTGA
- a CDS encoding carbohydrate ABC transporter permease — translation MFRKLAAYWIARIQFPGRKVASQLILFSYLTPMVLLVIPLSVVVGGLGLADTLMGLVVAYLTFAVLLCTSLLLGQFRDFPPDLEEAASLDGATPMRTLLCILLPVSAPGLATAALLAFTMAWGELFLHSPSRRHDSTGRSPAPPVPAMRNSTAPSWPRRLSPQSR, via the coding sequence TTGTTTCGCAAACTGGCCGCCTACTGGATCGCCCGGATCCAATTTCCGGGCAGGAAAGTGGCTAGCCAGCTCATCCTGTTCAGTTACCTCACGCCGATGGTCCTGCTCGTTATCCCACTCAGCGTGGTCGTAGGCGGCCTTGGACTCGCGGACACTCTCATGGGTCTCGTGGTCGCCTATCTCACCTTCGCCGTACTGCTCTGCACCTCGCTGCTGCTGGGCCAATTCCGCGATTTCCCGCCGGATTTGGAGGAGGCGGCGTCACTTGATGGAGCGACGCCGATGCGGACCCTCCTTTGCATCCTGCTGCCGGTGTCAGCCCCCGGCCTGGCCACCGCCGCGTTGTTGGCATTCACCATGGCCTGGGGTGAACTGTTCTTGCACTCACCTTCCCGACGTCATGACAGCACCGGTCGCAGTCCAGCACCTCCAGTACCGGCGATGCGCAACAGTACGGCCCCATCATGGCCGCGGCGGTTATCTCCGCAATCCCGGTAA
- a CDS encoding carbohydrate ABC transporter permease, whose protein sequence is MSSLATSRRTAERTATSPSQFRPAPSRRSRDNLTGWGFAAPFLAFFLIFLVWPLLYGFVMSLTGKSLTGANDSLIGLANYAEALADTAMWRSLGNTLYFTVISTVPLVIVALVMAALLNVGLPAQWLWRLSYFAPYLLASTVVSLFFTWMYNPQLGLINDSLSKIGLPKVAWLNDPNVAMWAIVIATLWWTVGFNFLLYLAAMQNIPHQHYEAASLDGAGAWRQFFSITLPQLAPTTVMIVLLQILASLKIFDQVYQMTAGGPSGSTRPVVQYIFETGFTGYRLGYSAAVSYIFFGLIVIVSVMQFVITRRRSA, encoded by the coding sequence ATGAGTTCCTTAGCAACATCCCGCCGGACCGCTGAGCGTACGGCAACCTCCCCAAGCCAGTTCCGCCCCGCCCCGTCCCGTCGAAGCAGGGACAACCTGACCGGCTGGGGCTTCGCCGCCCCTTTCCTGGCGTTCTTCCTGATCTTCCTTGTCTGGCCCCTTCTTTACGGCTTCGTCATGAGCCTGACAGGCAAGTCTCTTACCGGCGCCAACGACAGCCTGATTGGCTTGGCCAACTACGCTGAAGCCTTGGCCGATACGGCCATGTGGCGGTCCCTGGGCAACACGCTCTACTTCACGGTGATAAGCACGGTTCCCTTGGTGATCGTTGCCTTGGTCATGGCCGCACTGCTTAACGTGGGGTTGCCTGCGCAATGGCTATGGCGGCTCTCCTACTTTGCTCCGTACCTGCTGGCCTCGACAGTCGTCTCACTCTTCTTTACCTGGATGTACAACCCGCAGCTGGGGCTGATCAACGACTCCCTGTCGAAAATCGGGCTTCCAAAGGTGGCCTGGCTGAACGACCCGAATGTGGCGATGTGGGCCATCGTCATCGCCACGCTGTGGTGGACGGTCGGATTCAACTTTCTGTTGTACCTGGCGGCTATGCAGAACATTCCCCACCAGCACTATGAGGCGGCATCGCTGGACGGGGCAGGAGCCTGGCGACAGTTCTTCTCCATAACCCTGCCGCAGCTGGCGCCGACCACCGTGATGATCGTCCTCCTCCAGATCCTGGCATCACTGAAAATCTTTGATCAGGTGTACCAGATGACGGCTGGCGGCCCCAGCGGTTCCACCAGGCCGGTAGTGCAGTACATCTTCGAAACCGGGTTCACCGGCTACCGGCTGGGCTACTCCGCAGCCGTCTCCTACATTTTCTTCGGGCTGATCGTGATCGTCTCGGTCATGCAGTTCGTCATCACGCGCCGCAGGAGTGCATAA
- a CDS encoding FAD-dependent oxidoreductase, which yields MRQQRIYDFENDSSYLDLIGILSEDAAALFKTTVTRSADESDEISAGAGIGHFSLVLGISQGIVGGPSKLTESIAGSLHDRLHLRAAVQEVVHSKNSGVARYTQSGVDREVEARTVVLASTAGVSHKIGADVPENLRGRPSRSPGSSATRSDGRPVA from the coding sequence ATGCGGCAGCAGCGCATCTACGACTTCGAGAATGACAGCTCGTACCTTGACTTGATAGGAATCCTGTCAGAAGACGCAGCCGCACTGTTCAAGACCACTGTCACACGCTCCGCGGATGAAAGTGACGAGATCTCTGCCGGTGCCGGAATCGGGCACTTCAGCTTGGTACTCGGTATCAGCCAGGGCATCGTCGGTGGGCCCTCCAAGCTGACCGAATCGATCGCTGGCTCGCTGCACGACCGCCTCCACCTCCGAGCCGCAGTGCAAGAGGTCGTGCACAGTAAGAACTCCGGTGTCGCCCGTTACACCCAAAGCGGTGTTGACCGTGAAGTGGAGGCCCGCACAGTCGTCCTTGCGAGCACCGCTGGTGTGTCGCACAAAATAGGCGCAGACGTTCCGGAGAACCTGCGGGGGCGGCCGTCGCGATCACCCGGATCGTCGGCTACTCGCAGCGACGGCCGCCCCGTTGCTTGA